The proteins below come from a single Miscanthus floridulus cultivar M001 chromosome 1, ASM1932011v1, whole genome shotgun sequence genomic window:
- the LOC136454531 gene encoding uncharacterized protein, translating to MAQLTTAQQKVAELTPLAKEAVDLWTWVIEACQDTEDAEKAFEALSMRIRRDDEATAKVKKERDELLQKEASNRQCILDLLGEVEVERDLKLRAKEKVVALEKKASKDASTVERLHKERDKLIQTMERLCSEHGATQQKASSLRKLEAESVSVGLAVDLTEVQRNLQAESDELEILKATLRVVCDDLEVVQSEGTSSLMAHAMDIMAQVR from the coding sequence ATGGCACAACTTACCACTGCTCAACAGAAGGTGGCCGAGCTGACCCCTTTGGCCAAGGAGGCAGTCGATCTTTGGACATGGGTGATTGAAGCCTGTCAGGACACTGAGGACGCCgagaaggcgttcgaggccctatcgatGAGGATCCGTCGGGATGATGAAGCAACCGCCAAGGTCAagaaggagcgagacgagctccTTCAGAAGGAGGCCTCAAACCGCCAGTGCATCCTCGACCTCTTGGGCGAGGTTGAGGTCGAAAGGGACCTAAAGCTAAGAGCTAAGGAGAAGGTCGTGGCCTTGGAGAAGAAGGCGAGCAAGGATGCTTCAACGGTCGAACGGCTACATAAGGAGCGGGACAAGCTGATCCAGACCATGGAGAGGCTCTGCTCTGAGCATGGTGCCACACAACAGAAAGCCAGCTCCCTCCGgaagctggaggccgagagcgtcTCTGTCGGGCTGGCCGTGGACCTCACCGAGGTGCAAAGGAACCTCCAGGCGGAGAGTGATGAGCTCGAGATCCTAAAGGCTACCCTTAGAGTGGTATGCgacgaccttgaggtggtgcagtcggaggggaccagctcactcaTGGCTCATGCCATGGATATCATGGCCCAGGTGCGCTAG